In Mycolicibacterium gadium, the genomic window CAGCGTCAGTGAGCCCAGGCCTGGGCCGACCTCGAGAACGTGATCGTGCCGATTGACGCTGGACGCCGAGACTATTCGACGAACGGTATTGGCGTCATGGACGAAGTTCTGGCCAAACGATTTGCGTGGCCGGAAATCAATCTCTCTCGCCAGGTGTCGTATCTCGGTCCGCCCGAGTAATCGAATGGTCAGCGCGCACCAATCCTCCCGCTACACGTCGGCCACGCACCCCACCCTTGTCGTGCCCGAGTGACCTCAGCAATCGCGATCTGCTCTTCTCTCGTTGCCAAATCGGCCCTGTGAGCATACCTCAGACCACCGTTGCGCTCCCAGGTGTTCTGGTCGAATTGAACGCCACCGTAATATCCGTTGCCGGTGTTGATGGCCCAATTACCTCCTGCTTCGCACCGAGCAAGCGCGTCCCAGGTAGATCCGTTGCTCACTTCAGGGACCTCGGTACCGGGCTTGGCGCCGACTCGAAGGACACCGTCGCGGGCCGGAACAACGACGACATTGGCTACTGGCATCCTGCCTGTTTCGACGCCATTAACCTTTGCGATGGCAAACGTCACGTCTTGCGTTCCCGGCGTACCGGGATCCTCCACGATCTGACGGCTCATGTTGAGTTCAGGGTCTTCGATGCGGTGATTCACCGGTGGCAGCGGCGCGCGTTCGGTGACCTTTTCGATCCGAATCCGCTTCACCTCGATCTGCATTCCGTCGACGATCGGCGAGGACGCAGCAGGCACCACCTCGTCGCTTTGCAGCAGCGGCGCGCCGGCCGCCTCGAGCAGGGCGGCGACGTTCGGCGCGGCCAGATGCACCGTGCGGACGACGCCGGCATCGGACAATTGAACGGTCTTGGGGCTCACCACAGGTAGCGACATGCCTGCTAGCGGCACTCGGCTGCCGCGCGACGCCGCCGCGGGCGCCTTGTCGGTCATTTGCAGCTGGCTCAGCGCCTCATCGACTGTCGACGCGGTCGTCCACACCTCACGACTGTCCCGACCGTCCGTGGAGATCTGCAGCGGGCGGCTACGGCGCAACACGATCGTGTCGGACTGATGCACCGGCTGATCGGCCGCCGGGTAAAGGTCGTCACGTTCGCCGACGTCGAATCCGTTCTCCGTGACGACGTCGATGACGCGCGACTTCATGGTGCTCACGGTGACGGACGACCCGTCCACGGCCAGGGTTACTGTTTTATGCGTAGCAACTGCGAATCCACCGGCGAACGTCAGCGCAAGCAACGTCACCCCGACCACGAGGCGCAATAACGGCGACCGCTCCTGGTGGATCCTATTGAAGATGTTCAAAACGTCGTCTACCCCGACTATCGGTCGATGGGCCTACCTGCGGAAGCCCACCGAGTTTGATCACAAGACGGTAACGAAAACGCTCACGCGCAGCAACTCGCCAGCCCGTAGGCACGGGCAGCCGTCGAAGTGGTTTCCTGCGCAACGTCCTCAGCGGCTCTGCTGAGGAGTTCGGCGAGCGCACGAACAGTGTAGGGCAGGCAGTAGGGCTCATTCGGCGCACCTCGGTACGGGTGCGGAGTCAGGAACGGCGCGTCGGTCTCGACGAGGAGTTGCTTGGAGGGGATCAGCGACGCCGCTTCCCGCA contains:
- a CDS encoding resuscitation-promoting factor, with the translated sequence MNIFNRIHQERSPLLRLVVGVTLLALTFAGGFAVATHKTVTLAVDGSSVTVSTMKSRVIDVVTENGFDVGERDDLYPAADQPVHQSDTIVLRRSRPLQISTDGRDSREVWTTASTVDEALSQLQMTDKAPAAASRGSRVPLAGMSLPVVSPKTVQLSDAGVVRTVHLAAPNVAALLEAAGAPLLQSDEVVPAASSPIVDGMQIEVKRIRIEKVTERAPLPPVNHRIEDPELNMSRQIVEDPGTPGTQDVTFAIAKVNGVETGRMPVANVVVVPARDGVLRVGAKPGTEVPEVSNGSTWDALARCEAGGNWAINTGNGYYGGVQFDQNTWERNGGLRYAHRADLATREEQIAIAEVTRARQGWGAWPTCSGRIGAR